In one Nicotiana sylvestris chromosome 8, ASM39365v2, whole genome shotgun sequence genomic region, the following are encoded:
- the LOC138875951 gene encoding uncharacterized protein — protein MFRKVKSLEQSFRNMQGLGGQVSVAYKDLCLFPDVQLPAGFKMPRFDLYDGHRDPVVHLRGFYSKMRGARGKDELLMAYFSQSLSSSALEWYTRQDHERWYTGDDLAQAFACHFHYNLEIILDRLSVTKIEKKHNESFREYGFRWKEQALEPTYYGHLVSDIGKFFNEVVKMGSMELIDTNLIEVKALEVPNINQNPLPTHQETNMIEIMHKEGEPKKPLQIIMMIRSSEVKPVEKLTSEISVIKLNGTNRVANKPVVIVEGARTNLIIIKPITQLPIFNSKAIPWNYERVTVTYKGKEVKEEVYETHGLTRSGRCFASEELRKAKTSKDNPVLVKKVVTEEEAKEFLRKMKLVEGSEHNRALYLTVKCEDSVVTLVLVDNDSSVNICPPSTLNKLKVKDERIQKNSICIQGFDGGGKESVGDIVLELTIGLVEFTMEFQVLDVAISYNLLLGRPWIHAAKVVPSTLHQMVKFEWDRQEIVVHGEDNLCAHSDAIVLFIEVEDDKEPWVDQVFETVSVEKIPKGKCVPIAKVTAVSVIVAFEMLKNGFVHGKGLGASLQGIVQLVALPKNLDTFDLGFKPTVADVRRARKMKQRAWVLPKPVPHLSRSFIRPGTRKCPVTTVPNSVVDVDEDLIERFERLFADVNIVEVGEGSSKVDVQFVGPSAKLNNWEATPLPTRKEFW, from the exons ATGTTTAGGAAGGTTAAGAGCCTGGaacagtccttcaggaatatgcaggggttgggaggtcaggtaagcgtggcttacaaggatctatgtttatttccagatgttcagttaccggcGGGGTTTAAGATGCCTaggtttgatttgtatgatgggcacagAGATCCGGTGGTGCACCTGAGAGGTTTctatagcaaaatgaggggagctcgCGGGAAAGAcgagttgctaatggcatatttcagtcaaagtctgagtagttcggcgctggagtggtacactcggcaGGATCACGAAAGATGGTATACAGGGGACGATCTAGCCCaggcattcgcttgtcacttccaCTACAATCTTGAGATTATTTTGGATCGGCTGTCtgtgacaaagattgagaaaaagcacaatgaaagctttagggagtatggttttcggtggaaagaacag gccttagaacctacttattacggtcatctggtatcagaTATAGGCAAGttcttcaatgaagtggtgaagatgggcaGTATG gagctcattgatacaaaTCTAATTGAAGTCAAAGCTCTGGAGgtgcccaatatcaaccagaacccgctGCCAACCCATCAAGAGACAAACATGATTGAGATAATGCATAAAGAAGGGGAGCCCAAAAAGCCTTTGCAGATCATCATGATGATTCGATCCAGTGAGGTAAAGCCAGTTGAAAAATTAACAAGTGAGATAtcagtgatcaagttgaacgggacAAACA gagtggcgaacaaacctgttgtaattgtggagggtgcccgcacaaATCTTATCATTATTAAACCTATAACCCAGCTACCGATATTCAACAGCAAAgctatcccatggaactatgagcgGGTGACAGTAacttacaaaggaaaagaagttaaagaagaagtctatgagaCCCACGGATTGACTCggtcggggagatgctttgcctcCGAGGaattaagaaaagctaaaacctccaaagataacccagtgctaGTAAAGAAAGTTGTGACCGAAGAAGAGGCAaaagaatttttgagaaagatgaag CTTGTGGAGGGTagtgagcacaatagagccctctatcttacggtgaaatgcgaagattccgtggttactctggtattggtcgacaatgatTCTAGTGTGAACATTTGCCCTccctccactctgaacaagttgaaagtgaaggatgaaagaattcaaaAAAACAGTATCTGCATTCAGGGATTTGATGGCGGAGGGAAAGaatcagtcggggacatagtacTTGAGCTGACAATAGGCCTAGTTGAATTcactatggagttccaggtgctggaTGTGGCTATTTCCTACAATCTGTTattgggtcgaccttggattcatgctgccaaagtagTTCCATCCACCCTGCACCAGATGgttaaatttgaatgggatagacaggaaatcgtGGTACATGGCGAGGATAATCTGTGTGCTCATAGTGATGCTATTGTACtgttcattgaggttgaagacgacaaggaGCCATGGGTCGATCAGGTCTTTGAAACAGTGTCAGTTGAGAAAATTCCAAAAGGGAAATGTGTTCCAATTGCAAAGGTAACCGCCGTGTCAGTCATAGTGGcttttgaaatgttgaaaaatggttttgtacatGGTAAGGGTTTAGGTGCATCTCTGCAGGGCATCGTACAGCTGGTggctcttcctaaaaacttggatacatttgatttggggttcaagcccacagtcgctgatgtgagaagagccagaaaaatgaaacagagggcatgggtccttccaaagcctgTCCCGCATCTTTCTAGATCATttatcaggcctggtaccagaaagtgCCCAGTGACAACGGTTCCCAATTCAGTGGTTGATGTTGATGAAGATttgattgaaaggttcgagaggtTATTCGCCGATGTAAACATAgtggaagttggagagggttcgagtaaagtagatgtgcagtttgttggaCCAAgtgcaaagcttaacaattgggaagctactcctctccctacccggaaggagttttggtag